A stretch of the Bacillus sp. B-jedd genome encodes the following:
- a CDS encoding DnaB-like helicase C-terminal domain-containing protein, which translates to MYIDCGKDQGEITGIPSGFQKLDMLTGGFQESDLVVVGARPIMEKTAFALNIAFNASNQDVIAVFSLEMSKKQLLKRAASCIGRICRIKMRNPNRCFEDEDWNRFNFAMGVLSKLNMRIFDIAGMDISVRQLRKEYGEGRRMLVVVDYLQLIAGAGRYHQNRQAEISEISRSLKQMARESIVVVIALSQLSHGVESRQDKGPILSDLRDRGQIEQDADVIAFLYQEEYYGKGRGKGWRLVLGKSKGYTVG; encoded by the coding sequence GTGTACATAGACTGCGGAAAGGACCAGGGTGAGATTACCGGAATACCTTCCGGGTTTCAGAAGCTGGACATGCTTACCGGCGGCTTTCAGGAATCTGACCTGGTCGTTGTCGGCGCGCGTCCTATTATGGAGAAGACCGCTTTTGCATTGAACATTGCGTTTAATGCCTCAAATCAGGACGTCATCGCAGTTTTCTCTTTAGAGATGTCAAAAAAGCAGCTCCTTAAGCGGGCCGCCAGCTGTATAGGAAGAATCTGCAGAATTAAGATGAGAAATCCAAACCGCTGCTTTGAGGACGAAGACTGGAATAGGTTTAATTTTGCTATGGGAGTCCTGTCCAAGTTGAACATGAGGATCTTCGACATAGCCGGCATGGACATCAGCGTCCGGCAGCTGAGGAAGGAATACGGGGAAGGGCGCAGGATGCTGGTTGTAGTCGATTACCTGCAGCTGATTGCCGGAGCTGGCCGCTATCATCAAAACCGCCAGGCTGAAATCAGCGAAATCAGCCGGTCACTCAAACAGATGGCCCGCGAATCAATTGTGGTCGTCATTGCTTTGTCCCAGCTCAGCCACGGTGTCGAAAGCCGCCAGGACAAAGGCCCAATACTCTCGGATCTGCGTGACAGGGGCCAAATCGAACAAGATGCGGATGTGATTGCGTTTCTGTATCAGGAGGAGTATTACGGGAAAGGCAGGGGGAAGGGATGGCGGTTGGTGCTCGGGAAAAGCAAGGGTTACACAGTTGGTTGA
- a CDS encoding TIR domain-containing protein produces MAQKKQPVKEVKLPPKLETTTEEAILKLQDRIEKGKKLLRLNINNEQILEEAEREKRKWSEYNLELLNRLFDNSSIADEYSQAGSHIGFIYGDYSFQDVVNDYREYVEVKLTKLESIFDRLDIIPEKNRIVRTVTSNRIEGKIQTSDVFIVHGHDEGSKETVARLLSKFDLNPIILHEQPNGGKTIIEKFEEYSGSVNFAVILMTPDDIGYPNGKVDSAKPRARQNVIFELGYFIGKLSRKNVCALYREGVEIPSDYQGVLFIPMDSTGAWRYQLAKELKNVGYDIDMNEI; encoded by the coding sequence ATGGCACAAAAGAAACAACCGGTAAAAGAAGTTAAATTACCTCCAAAATTAGAAACTACGACTGAAGAGGCGATACTTAAACTTCAAGATAGAATAGAAAAAGGCAAAAAATTATTAAGACTGAATATTAATAATGAACAAATATTGGAGGAGGCAGAAAGAGAAAAAAGAAAATGGTCGGAATATAATTTGGAACTTTTAAACCGACTTTTTGATAATTCATCTATTGCTGATGAATATTCACAAGCTGGTAGTCATATTGGTTTTATTTACGGTGATTATAGCTTTCAGGATGTAGTTAATGATTATCGTGAATATGTTGAAGTAAAGTTAACAAAATTAGAATCTATTTTTGATAGGCTAGATATCATCCCTGAGAAAAATCGAATTGTACGAACAGTTACTTCAAACCGGATAGAAGGCAAAATTCAGACTAGTGATGTTTTTATTGTTCACGGACATGATGAAGGCTCAAAAGAAACGGTTGCAAGATTGCTTTCAAAATTTGATTTAAATCCGATTATACTCCATGAGCAACCCAATGGAGGTAAAACCATAATAGAAAAATTTGAAGAATATTCTGGCTCTGTTAATTTTGCGGTTATTCTTATGACACCTGATGACATAGGTTATCCAAATGGAAAAGTAGATAGCGCAAAACCTCGTGCCAGACAGAACGTAATTTTTGAACTAGGATACTTTATAGGGAAGTTATCAAGAAAAAATGTCTGTGCTCTTTATAGAGAAGGAGTTGAAATTCCATCTGATTATCAGGGAGTTCTGTTCATTCCTATGGATTCAACAGGTGCTTGGAGATATCAATTAGCTAAAGAATTAAAAAACGTTGGCTATGATATTGACATGAATGAAATTTAA
- a CDS encoding DUF4129 domain-containing protein translates to MIDSTEAKKELGEILKQDEYTVYSKPPGFVEKWWNQAMSWLADLLESWFPSLEGSRSAAAPLLIAIIALAVLILAWIAYLPIRNSRRKMLSREYKPLQFSREIDWTYEMHMERAYRLEAEGQLRTAVRHFFLALLLFLDKQKSIEARQWKTNWEYFAELGKSSRTDADRFYELASVFDEVTYGERQISNNDFHSFRGKITAWLEEGRVER, encoded by the coding sequence TTGATTGATTCTACTGAGGCAAAGAAAGAACTTGGAGAAATCCTTAAACAAGATGAATATACTGTTTATTCCAAACCACCCGGGTTCGTTGAAAAATGGTGGAATCAGGCGATGTCTTGGCTCGCTGATCTTTTGGAAAGCTGGTTTCCGTCTCTGGAAGGGTCCAGGTCAGCTGCGGCGCCGCTGCTCATTGCAATTATTGCCCTTGCTGTTCTCATACTAGCCTGGATTGCCTATCTGCCGATCAGGAATAGCCGCAGGAAAATGCTGAGCAGGGAATATAAGCCGCTTCAGTTTTCCCGGGAAATCGACTGGACGTATGAGATGCATATGGAGAGGGCTTACAGGCTTGAAGCTGAAGGCCAGCTCCGTACGGCTGTCCGCCATTTTTTCCTCGCCCTGCTATTGTTTTTGGACAAGCAAAAGAGCATTGAGGCAAGACAGTGGAAAACGAACTGGGAATACTTCGCTGAACTAGGTAAATCCAGCAGGACTGATGCAGATCGTTTCTATGAGCTTGCTTCTGTATTTGATGAAGTGACATACGGTGAAAGACAAATCAGCAACAATGATTTTCACTCCTTCCGCGGCAAAATTACTGCATGGCTGGAGGAAGGGAGGGTGGAGCGATGA
- a CDS encoding DUF4350 domain-containing protein codes for MMGKRGSLLRSWLPFVGLITVFIAILIIGYQPEARNYPKYIASSPAPTGVKAIYTFLQDKKSAKEWVHPPKVLPKSAQGQLLIMVEPLNISKTTEMKQYEEFMEAGNSILLLSHIPDGFFDLKTAAIKPVEKPNVLEDEEKNTYKVNVNLPNRLIPSKKDKILLNDKEGAVAIQRAVGKGKLYVLVSPELITNSEVLKEDNLTVFLKIVNDAGPSAVLFDEYVHGERSALSGALVYPKWFLLLVLQGTIATAIFLWLKGKRFGPVYAPREESVRFSDEGIRALAAWYIRGRRYGDSIKIQADYTKQKLQEKWRIPYSIPWIDASDYLERKWTVKSGEEIKEFLQGLSAVLAKDGLNKQEYLLWSRLLDDLRIEVEKG; via the coding sequence ATGATGGGTAAACGTGGATCACTTCTGCGTTCATGGCTTCCCTTTGTTGGCCTGATTACGGTTTTTATAGCCATTCTTATTATTGGATATCAGCCTGAAGCAAGAAACTATCCAAAATACATTGCCTCATCGCCGGCACCAACCGGAGTGAAGGCGATTTATACGTTCCTGCAAGATAAGAAAAGTGCAAAGGAATGGGTACACCCGCCAAAGGTACTTCCTAAATCGGCCCAAGGCCAGCTTCTGATCATGGTGGAGCCGCTGAATATCTCGAAAACCACAGAAATGAAGCAGTATGAGGAATTCATGGAGGCGGGGAATTCAATCCTGCTTCTGTCACACATCCCGGACGGTTTTTTCGACTTGAAAACTGCAGCCATAAAACCAGTGGAAAAACCGAACGTGCTGGAAGATGAAGAAAAGAATACATACAAAGTGAATGTAAACCTGCCTAACAGGCTGATTCCATCAAAAAAGGATAAGATTCTCCTCAACGACAAGGAGGGTGCTGTCGCCATCCAAAGGGCGGTTGGAAAAGGTAAATTATATGTTCTCGTATCGCCGGAACTTATCACGAACAGTGAAGTGCTGAAGGAGGACAACCTTACCGTCTTTTTGAAAATCGTGAACGATGCCGGTCCTTCTGCCGTTTTGTTTGATGAGTATGTGCACGGTGAACGAAGCGCATTGTCAGGAGCACTCGTTTATCCGAAATGGTTTTTGCTCCTTGTCCTTCAAGGGACGATTGCCACCGCCATTTTCCTTTGGCTAAAAGGGAAACGGTTTGGCCCGGTTTACGCACCGCGTGAGGAGTCCGTTCGTTTCAGTGACGAAGGCATCCGGGCGCTCGCAGCTTGGTATATCCGCGGCAGGCGTTACGGGGACAGCATCAAGATTCAGGCCGATTATACGAAGCAAAAGCTTCAGGAAAAGTGGCGAATTCCTTATTCAATTCCATGGATTGATGCGTCAGATTATTTGGAAAGAAAATGGACTGTAAAATCCGGAGAGGAAATAAAAGAGTTTTTACAGGGGCTTTCCGCCGTTTTGGCGAAAGACGGGCTGAACAAACAAGAATACCTGCTTTGGTCGAGGCTTCTCGACGACTTGAGGATAGAGGTGGAGAAAGGTTGA
- a CDS encoding AAA family ATPase, which translates to MNKQLQALLDSYEERILGQGTNLRLLLCAVLTGGHVLLEGVPGTGKTKIVRTLAGLLGGDFSRIQFTPDLLPSDITGSMIYNMKEGSFQTLKGPIFTNILLADEINRTPAKTQAALLEAMEEKQVTIQGDTYRLPDVFFVVATQNPIEFEGTYPLPEAQQDRFLFKLAIGFPAFEEEKQVLKNDLHHVFAVEDIRTLLDLEMFIFIRNEIAAITVEDKVLDYMMQIVRKTRESDYIRYGASTRAAISIGKAARAWAYLSSRQYVTPDDVKMVAKPALRHRIQLAPHMELEGAAVDQIIEELVGSVPVPR; encoded by the coding sequence TTGAATAAACAGCTGCAAGCATTATTGGATTCCTACGAGGAAAGGATTCTTGGACAGGGTACGAATCTGCGCCTGCTATTGTGTGCGGTCCTGACAGGAGGCCATGTGTTGCTCGAAGGAGTACCGGGCACCGGGAAAACAAAAATAGTGCGGACACTTGCCGGCCTGCTCGGCGGGGATTTCAGCCGCATTCAGTTTACGCCAGATCTGCTGCCGAGCGATATTACCGGAAGCATGATTTACAATATGAAGGAAGGCAGCTTCCAGACACTGAAGGGGCCTATATTTACGAATATCCTCCTGGCGGATGAAATCAACCGCACACCCGCCAAAACACAGGCTGCATTGCTTGAAGCGATGGAGGAGAAGCAGGTGACAATCCAGGGAGATACCTACCGTCTGCCGGATGTGTTTTTCGTTGTCGCCACTCAAAACCCAATCGAATTCGAAGGGACGTACCCACTTCCAGAGGCGCAGCAGGACAGGTTCCTGTTTAAGCTGGCCATTGGCTTTCCAGCCTTTGAGGAGGAAAAACAGGTGCTGAAAAACGACCTGCACCATGTTTTTGCTGTCGAAGACATACGGACGCTCCTTGATCTTGAAATGTTTATCTTTATTCGAAATGAAATCGCGGCGATTACAGTCGAGGACAAAGTGCTCGATTATATGATGCAAATAGTCAGGAAAACGAGGGAGTCCGACTATATCCGCTATGGGGCGAGTACACGTGCCGCGATATCCATCGGAAAAGCGGCGCGCGCTTGGGCTTATCTGTCGAGCCGGCAGTATGTGACGCCCGATGATGTGAAAATGGTGGCAAAACCAGCACTAAGGCATCGGATCCAGCTTGCACCGCATATGGAATTGGAGGGAGCGGCCGTTGACCAGATCATTGAAGAACTTGTGGGATCGGTTCCTGTTCCGAGATAG
- a CDS encoding DUF58 domain-containing protein, producing the protein MTRSLKNLWDRFLFRDRGIVPTKRLLLAFLPLSALLLGAVIIKVSWLVIFSANVLFLALSLADLLFTPSRKELSFQRVFPDEMERGIPARIEVLVANQSRHAFLFRFIDGVPQTFRQPFPITGSANGLSETIIPYETVASVRGDYQIGNLFFRYRSSLGLWEKQVTPHLADLVKVIPDLTETRRYLENAQQFLLHEGTAIRRKRMGEGDFAKVRSYVPGDDPRKINWRQTAKLHEVMANEYEPEHGKYITLLIDCGRMMGAELKKGNRLEQVLESAMTVAAAVLQKGDYVSVLAFSKNIKVYVPPAKGMNHLQTILQAIYGLEVDPVEPNYGTVLQYLETVQKKRSLLLLFSDVRTFLYEENTLVYLKRLRQRHLFFMVGIEDGTLKERIAMRPDEVKTAMIKSIGQQQELLKQRGKNKWEKQGLQMVEAKEEHLAVTAISHYIDIMNQNAL; encoded by the coding sequence TTGACCAGATCATTGAAGAACTTGTGGGATCGGTTCCTGTTCCGAGATAGGGGCATTGTCCCAACAAAAAGGCTGCTACTGGCCTTTTTGCCGCTATCAGCCCTTTTATTGGGTGCAGTCATAATTAAGGTTTCCTGGTTGGTGATTTTTAGTGCGAATGTGCTTTTCCTTGCACTTAGCCTGGCCGATTTGCTTTTTACACCGAGCCGAAAGGAGCTGTCCTTCCAGAGGGTATTCCCAGACGAAATGGAGAGGGGAATACCGGCCAGGATTGAAGTGCTGGTAGCGAACCAATCGCGGCACGCATTCTTGTTCCGGTTCATCGATGGGGTACCGCAAACCTTCCGGCAGCCGTTTCCTATCACTGGCAGTGCAAATGGACTATCGGAAACAATCATCCCGTATGAAACGGTCGCTTCTGTCCGCGGAGATTATCAGATTGGCAACTTATTCTTTCGTTACCGCAGCAGTCTCGGGTTATGGGAAAAACAGGTGACGCCTCATCTTGCCGACCTGGTCAAGGTGATTCCTGACTTGACGGAAACGCGCAGGTATCTGGAAAATGCCCAGCAATTCCTGTTGCATGAAGGTACTGCTATTCGCCGAAAAAGGATGGGCGAAGGCGATTTTGCCAAGGTGCGGTCCTATGTGCCCGGCGATGATCCGCGGAAAATCAATTGGCGCCAGACTGCAAAATTGCACGAAGTGATGGCGAATGAATACGAACCCGAACATGGGAAGTACATTACGCTACTGATCGATTGCGGGAGGATGATGGGAGCCGAATTGAAAAAAGGCAACCGCCTGGAACAGGTGTTGGAATCAGCGATGACAGTGGCGGCCGCTGTACTGCAAAAAGGCGACTATGTATCAGTCCTTGCTTTTTCAAAAAACATTAAGGTGTATGTCCCGCCTGCAAAGGGGATGAATCATCTTCAGACAATTCTTCAGGCGATTTACGGTCTTGAAGTCGATCCTGTCGAGCCGAATTACGGGACAGTGCTTCAGTATCTCGAGACTGTCCAGAAGAAGAGGAGCCTCCTGTTGTTGTTCAGCGATGTCCGGACCTTCCTTTATGAAGAAAACACGCTCGTTTATTTGAAACGGCTGCGGCAACGGCATTTGTTTTTCATGGTTGGAATCGAGGATGGAACCTTAAAAGAACGAATCGCAATGAGGCCTGACGAGGTGAAAACGGCGATGATCAAGAGTATCGGGCAGCAACAGGAGCTGCTTAAACAAAGAGGCAAAAACAAATGGGAAAAGCAAGGCCTCCAAATGGTGGAGGCCAAAGAGGAACATCTCGCCGTCACGGCGATTTCGCATTATATCGACATCATGAACCAAAATGCTCTTTAG
- a CDS encoding stage II sporulation protein M — translation MDVKQLIKKHREEWKQLEQLLTELSGRNKGITGEKIDSFHRLYQKASQNLSYCQTHFPNDDVTGYLNGLVSKAHNLLYKDQISSGKQIRYFFSTKFIGLLLEQWRFVFIAFVLFTVGAAGSFVAVVNDPLHIYTLLPDNISHAVDPDRLGEGHESIDSAVISTEIMTNNIQVAFLAFAGGITFGLLTVYLLIYNGVLVGALAALFWHSGKTYDFWAYIVPHGMIELTAIFIAGGSGLLMGYKLFVPGNMSRGYQLKMQAKRSVQLLLGTIPLFVIAGIIEGYITPSSISLEAKYAVAILTVLALLLYAIVGGLRFFKTAPKEHFGS, via the coding sequence ATGGACGTAAAACAGCTGATCAAAAAACATCGTGAAGAATGGAAACAGCTTGAACAGCTCCTAACAGAGCTTAGCGGGCGCAACAAGGGAATCACCGGAGAAAAAATCGACTCTTTTCACCGGCTTTACCAGAAGGCCTCCCAAAACCTCTCCTATTGCCAGACACATTTTCCTAATGACGATGTAACCGGATACTTGAATGGCCTCGTTTCAAAGGCTCATAATCTCCTGTATAAGGACCAAATCTCAAGCGGCAAGCAAATCCGCTATTTTTTCAGCACAAAATTCATTGGGCTGCTGCTTGAACAATGGCGGTTCGTCTTCATAGCGTTCGTGCTGTTTACCGTTGGGGCGGCCGGCAGCTTTGTTGCGGTCGTAAACGACCCGCTCCATATATATACACTTCTTCCCGATAACATCTCGCATGCGGTCGACCCGGACCGTCTCGGGGAAGGGCATGAATCCATCGATTCGGCCGTCATATCCACGGAAATCATGACGAACAATATCCAGGTCGCGTTTCTCGCCTTTGCCGGCGGCATTACCTTTGGGCTTTTGACTGTATATTTGCTCATTTACAACGGTGTCCTCGTCGGCGCCCTTGCCGCCCTTTTCTGGCACTCAGGGAAAACGTATGACTTCTGGGCATATATTGTCCCTCATGGCATGATCGAATTGACTGCCATCTTCATCGCTGGCGGCTCAGGCCTTTTGATGGGCTATAAGCTGTTTGTACCCGGCAATATGTCGCGCGGCTACCAGCTGAAAATGCAGGCAAAACGTTCCGTCCAGCTGCTGCTCGGCACCATTCCCTTGTTCGTCATCGCCGGGATTATTGAAGGCTATATCACACCTTCAAGCATTTCGCTCGAAGCAAAGTACGCGGTGGCCATTTTAACTGTCCTTGCACTTCTTCTATATGCCATTGTCGGAGGACTGAGATTTTTTAAAACAGCCCCTAAAGAGCATTTTGGTTCATGA
- a CDS encoding RDD family protein, translating into MQQEKIDIKTPEYVSLQFQTAGLGSRAAAFLIDQALLMAFNIAVVLIVLFSLGSGFEVWMIRYAESYVLGFLIIGLFVVNWGYFFVYEFFSGGRTLGKKLLGIRVMQENGHSITLLSSLIRNLIRIIDMLPGFYFIGIVMVFFHKQHKRLGDLVAGTIVIHERKVKKGKKSTPLETEIKNRGVGKETLALGDWTIKSFSAKDWKLINTYAARFLQLPENEKTELTKQVAAILLTKAGVEWHTHTEAELENSLLALYLHLKEEWEFEM; encoded by the coding sequence ATGCAGCAGGAGAAAATCGATATCAAAACACCGGAATACGTTTCTTTGCAATTCCAAACCGCAGGACTTGGCAGCAGGGCGGCAGCGTTCCTGATTGACCAGGCGCTTTTAATGGCATTCAATATTGCTGTTGTACTGATTGTGTTATTTTCCCTTGGGTCTGGCTTTGAGGTCTGGATGATCCGCTATGCCGAATCATATGTACTTGGATTTCTTATTATCGGGCTGTTTGTCGTCAATTGGGGATATTTTTTTGTATATGAGTTTTTCTCCGGGGGCAGGACGCTTGGGAAAAAGCTTCTAGGCATCCGTGTCATGCAGGAAAACGGACATAGCATCACACTTCTGTCGAGCCTAATCCGTAATCTGATTCGCATCATTGACATGCTTCCCGGCTTTTATTTCATCGGTATTGTTATGGTTTTTTTCCATAAACAGCACAAGCGGCTCGGTGACCTTGTCGCTGGAACGATTGTCATACATGAGCGAAAGGTGAAAAAGGGAAAAAAGAGTACGCCGCTGGAAACGGAAATAAAGAACAGGGGCGTCGGCAAGGAAACGCTGGCACTTGGCGACTGGACAATCAAATCCTTCAGTGCCAAGGACTGGAAGCTCATCAACACATACGCCGCGCGCTTCCTCCAGCTCCCCGAAAACGAAAAAACTGAACTAACAAAGCAAGTTGCCGCCATACTACTTACAAAAGCAGGAGTCGAGTGGCACACCCACACAGAGGCAGAACTCGAAAATAGCCTTCTCGCCCTCTACCTCCATTTGAAGGAAGAATGGGAGTTTGAGATGTAA
- a CDS encoding aldolase catalytic domain-containing protein: MGNNCKILDCTIRDGGLVNNWDFTVEFVQDLYNGLSDAGVEYMEIGYKNSPKLLNAIEPNPWRFLDDNFLKEIIPEKKFTKLSALVDIGRVDPNDILPREESVLDMIRVACYIREVDKGLELVQMFHDLGYETSLNIMALSSVPESQLIKAFELVKESPVDVVYIVDSFGSLDSADIEHQVNKFKAMLPNKQLGIHTHNNMQLAFANTLAALRNGVTFLDSSVYGMGRAAGNCHTELLVSYIQKTSYEIKPVLGVIEKHMLDMRQRWEWGYIIPYMISGVLNEHPRVAMAYRDSANKDKFVDFYDKVTTPEATIATVSN; this comes from the coding sequence ATGGGAAATAACTGTAAGATTTTAGATTGTACAATTCGAGATGGGGGGCTAGTCAACAATTGGGACTTCACCGTCGAATTTGTTCAAGACTTATATAATGGCCTAAGTGATGCAGGCGTTGAATATATGGAGATTGGATACAAAAATTCTCCTAAACTTTTAAACGCGATTGAACCCAACCCATGGAGATTTCTTGACGATAACTTCTTGAAAGAAATCATCCCTGAGAAAAAATTTACGAAACTATCAGCGCTGGTTGATATTGGGAGAGTCGACCCTAATGACATCCTGCCGCGCGAAGAAAGCGTACTGGATATGATCCGTGTCGCTTGCTATATTCGCGAAGTGGACAAGGGCCTCGAGCTTGTGCAAATGTTCCATGATTTGGGCTATGAAACTTCACTCAACATCATGGCTTTATCAAGCGTCCCTGAGAGTCAGCTTATTAAAGCATTCGAATTAGTGAAAGAAAGCCCTGTCGATGTGGTCTATATCGTCGACTCATTTGGAAGCCTCGATTCCGCAGACATTGAGCATCAGGTGAACAAATTCAAAGCCATGCTTCCAAACAAACAACTTGGAATTCATACCCATAACAACATGCAACTCGCATTCGCGAATACGCTTGCTGCCTTACGCAATGGGGTAACATTCCTCGATTCATCCGTCTATGGCATGGGCCGAGCTGCCGGTAACTGCCATACAGAACTACTCGTCAGCTATATACAAAAAACAAGCTATGAGATTAAGCCTGTCCTTGGCGTGATTGAAAAGCATATGCTCGACATGCGCCAAAGGTGGGAATGGGGCTACATCATCCCCTACATGATTTCCGGTGTCCTGAACGAACATCCTCGGGTCGCCATGGCCTACCGGGACAGTGCCAACAAGGATAAGTTTGTCGATTTCTATGACAAAGTAACCACTCCTGAAGCCACGATAGCAACAGTGTCGAACTGA
- a CDS encoding beta-propeller domain-containing protein, whose protein sequence is MKKWMILGGISLLFIAGLSYYFLTQFRVVNAGEGNEEAIVLANKVWSIQFTEKVAKESLHSDSIYVLDDQGKKVKTSLSLSGDQKTVYINPPKDGYPLDAKFFTLYFNKGLESSAGRNLGSNKSWKFVVKEQLPVIGSKEKLNAYFNNLLKEEKTSRRWFKSDTQESAMSGEKSSADSSKNDGYSETNNQVQGVDEADIVKTDGKHIFQAEENEIRIIKAVPEDEMKLVSKISYPSKFMPNQLFLHEGKLAVIGNQYHHPSKPYEQTVKESKILPMMMSTKAVIYDVKNPAKPVLIREVELEGSYMSARKVESMIYLVTVHYPDYWLLRENEVLDIRPKYSDTASGPFEKIVSYDEINYFPESKESNFTMIAAIDFDQPKEKAAITTYLGSGEQMYMSKENLYLAIANWADHPRGNWTERIAPDTTIHKFSIKGMDVKFQGSALVQGTVLNQFSMDEHDGFFRVVTTKGYAWDESRPSSNALYILDENLKPTGKLESLARGERIYSARFMENRIYMVTFKETDPLFVIEASDPAKPKVMGELKIPGFSNYLHPYDENHLIGFGHDTKIVAEKGAGAQPRILTDGVKISLFDVSDMHNPKEKFTEIIGGRGTYSPLNYDHKALLFNKDKNVFAFPISVYQNSKENEYDQIFEYQGAYVYSIDSEKGFVLKAEITHNDNGHPSVYEEYDGAIKRLLYIGDTIYALSPGKLTSHDLKSYSKTGTVDLR, encoded by the coding sequence ATGAAAAAATGGATGATTTTAGGCGGGATATCGTTGTTGTTCATAGCTGGGCTTTCTTACTACTTCTTAACGCAGTTCAGGGTGGTAAACGCTGGGGAGGGAAACGAAGAAGCCATTGTTTTGGCGAATAAGGTGTGGAGCATTCAGTTTACCGAAAAAGTGGCGAAGGAAAGTCTTCATTCTGATTCAATCTATGTATTGGATGACCAAGGCAAGAAGGTCAAAACAAGTCTATCTTTGAGCGGCGATCAAAAAACTGTCTATATCAACCCTCCGAAAGACGGGTATCCACTAGACGCAAAATTTTTCACCCTCTACTTTAATAAAGGCCTTGAATCTTCCGCCGGGAGAAACTTGGGAAGCAATAAATCCTGGAAGTTTGTTGTAAAAGAACAGCTGCCTGTCATAGGCTCCAAGGAAAAATTGAATGCCTATTTTAATAATCTTTTGAAAGAAGAAAAGACTTCGCGCCGCTGGTTTAAAAGTGATACACAAGAGTCGGCAATGAGTGGCGAGAAATCATCCGCTGATTCTTCCAAGAATGATGGCTATTCTGAAACAAACAATCAGGTTCAGGGAGTCGACGAAGCGGACATCGTCAAAACGGACGGGAAGCATATTTTCCAGGCGGAAGAGAATGAAATCCGGATCATTAAAGCAGTGCCGGAGGATGAAATGAAGCTTGTGTCCAAAATTTCTTATCCTTCAAAATTTATGCCGAACCAGCTTTTCTTACACGAAGGGAAATTGGCGGTCATCGGTAATCAGTATCACCATCCTTCGAAACCGTATGAGCAAACGGTCAAGGAATCCAAGATTTTACCAATGATGATGTCAACGAAGGCTGTTATATATGATGTGAAAAATCCGGCCAAACCTGTGCTAATCCGGGAGGTTGAGCTGGAGGGAAGCTACATGTCAGCAAGGAAAGTGGAAAGCATGATCTATCTAGTCACCGTGCATTACCCTGATTATTGGCTGCTTAGGGAAAACGAAGTACTCGATATCCGTCCAAAGTATTCGGATACAGCATCCGGGCCTTTCGAAAAAATCGTAAGTTATGATGAAATCAATTATTTCCCCGAATCTAAGGAGTCCAATTTTACAATGATCGCGGCGATTGACTTCGATCAGCCAAAGGAAAAAGCCGCTATCACAACTTATCTTGGCAGCGGGGAGCAAATGTACATGTCGAAGGAAAACCTCTACCTTGCAATTGCAAATTGGGCTGATCATCCTCGTGGGAATTGGACAGAGAGGATAGCGCCGGATACAACTATCCATAAGTTTTCGATTAAAGGGATGGACGTGAAATTCCAGGGGTCTGCGTTAGTGCAGGGTACCGTGCTGAATCAGTTTTCCATGGATGAGCATGATGGCTTTTTTCGTGTGGTAACGACAAAGGGATATGCCTGGGATGAAAGCAGGCCATCCTCCAATGCCCTCTATATACTGGATGAAAATCTGAAGCCGACAGGAAAGCTTGAGTCATTGGCGCGGGGAGAGCGGATTTATTCTGCGAGATTTATGGAAAATCGCATTTACATGGTTACCTTCAAGGAAACGGATCCTCTGTTCGTCATTGAAGCTAGTGATCCGGCTAAACCAAAGGTGATGGGTGAATTAAAAATTCCGGGGTTCAGCAACTATCTGCATCCTTACGATGAAAACCATCTGATTGGTTTTGGCCACGATACGAAAATCGTTGCGGAAAAAGGAGCAGGTGCACAACCACGCATCCTGACTGACGGTGTCAAAATTTCATTGTTCGATGTAAGTGATATGCACAATCCAAAAGAGAAATTCACAGAAATTATCGGTGGCAGGGGGACGTATTCACCGTTGAATTACGATCATAAAGCCCTGTTGTTCAACAAAGATAAGAATGTATTTGCATTCCCGATTTCCGTTTATCAAAACAGCAAGGAAAACGAATATGATCAAATCTTTGAATACCAGGGTGCATATGTATATAGCATCGATTCTGAAAAGGGGTTTGTGCTAAAGGCGGAAATCACCCATAACGATAACGGACATCCATCCGTGTATGAAGAATATGATGGGGCAATCAAGCGCCTTCTGTATATCGGCGATACGATATATGCTCTGTCACCGGGCAAGCTAACAAGCCATGATCTGAAATCCTACAGTAAGACTGGAACAGTCGATTTAAGATAA